The following is a genomic window from Bubalus bubalis isolate 160015118507 breed Murrah chromosome 6, NDDB_SH_1, whole genome shotgun sequence.
GATTTCCCTAGTTGCCCACTCTCTCCCGCCACCCCTCCTTCCGTCTTGTTAAGGGAGTTAGAGTCCCCTCTGCCTAAAAGCAAGGAGATTGAAAAGGAACGGATAAAGCTAAAAACTAGTGCCCCGTGCCTGGTGAATTAGGGTTTGAGGACCAAAGGAGAGACACGCAACAGTCATGTCCCCTATCTGAACAGTAGCTCTTGTCCCCAGTGAGACAAATGGAAAATCTAGGGCACTCCCAGCCCTTGCCGCCTGCACACCATCTGCTCAGCCCTGGGGAGCCAGGTGATCCTGAGGGACTAGGACCTCCCACATGCTGGCTGCCTCCCACACCAAGGGGAGTTCTGTAAGTGGTCttaccttttccctttctgcctCCAGAAAAGGTGTGCTTCCGCTTAAGGAGGCCTACCTGGGAGAGGCTGCACCCCTTCCTTAAGGGTAAACCCACAGGCCATGGGGGGAGAGACCAAAACAGGCAGTCCCACAGGAATCAGGGACATCCTGAGAGCAATTACAAACTCCACTTCAGCTCCAGTGGTTGAGAAAATGAGGCTACTAGTACGAGGCAGGGGgagctgaagaaactgaggcagtaATTCAGAGACAGGATGCAGGTGCCGGGTTGCTGGAAGACCAGAAGAGGGCCACAGGCTGATTCTCCTAGACCTTCAAGGCGAAGATCCAAGAGTAGACCCGGAGGTgtggctcccctcccccatcaaGTTTCCTTCCCCAAAAGGACTGTAGTCCCCTTGCTCACTAGGAGCCACATGCCTCCTCATCCCAAGACTCCCCCAGTGACACAACCCCTAGCCATTTCAGGAGACTAAAAGTACAAAAACATATGAGCATAATAGATTCTTTTGCAGGCAAGTGATAGGAGCTGGAGGCTGGCTGCCTATCAGGTCAGCCTCCTGGGGTGTAGCTGGGGACAGTAAGGACACTCATTTTATTACACTTCTTTCCTtcctatgtttctgtttttatattttcttagcaGCAACAGAACAGGAAGACAGTCTTGAGGTAttttaaagaggtttttttttttttcttaaaaaaaataatataaagttataaaaagcGGCAGCAGCCTGGGGCCCGGATCTGGAGGGGAGGAGGTGCTGGCGGCTCCATTGCAGTGGGCAGGCACTTTCTCGTTAATGGGCTTTTGACTGCAGGAAGACAAGAGGCAAGAGACAGGGTCAGGCTAGGGGGTCTACCTGTCCTCCTATCCAGTGAACTATGTGGGCCATAAAAGCTAAGGTTCCACTTCCTCCTGCTGGTCTGTTGAGTAAAGCTAGGCACGGGGGAGGATAAATGCCTGCCCAGCAGAGGCAGTCTGGAGATCACCCATGCAAGCGGGGGACACAAACACACTCAAACCCTGGGCAACTGTCAACTTATTATTACTCTCATATGGGTGCCAAATGTGTTGGGATGCATCTGGTCAGTGCCTAAACCAGGAGGGCATCCCCTCTTCCCACCCAATTCATCCCTCCTGGCTAAGATCATATGTAAAGCTCAGAGCATGCTACTTCAGGGCTCCCATCAGAAGAGGCAAATAAATCTGGCTGCTGGCTTTACTGGAAACCCTGGAGAGTTTGCCTGACACCTGAAAACCTGGCAGTGGATACATGTGCAAGGTGGGCAGTCATGCATATGGGGACCTTGGGTGGTGTCCCTGTCCTTTCAGGCCCTAATGCCCGAACACAAAACCAACGAACAAGACCAGCCCACCCACCCTGTGCCCAGTGTGTTAGGCCACAGCTCTGGGACCCCAGCTCAACCCCACTGCCCAAACCTTTCTTATCAGAGCTCATGGAGTCCAACTTCCTTTCCTTCAGGGAACAGAGGTAGCTCCAGTTCCTGGAGTGAGGGCCACAGCCAATTCAGAAAGTGGCCCTTTAATTAAAGCAAAAgttggggaagggggagaggcaGAGGCAACATCTCCTTAGCCCAAGAgacagggctggggaaggggaaggcCCATCAAGCAAGAGCTGGGGTCACCTCTCCCTAGAGAAGATGGCCCAGGAGCTCTCAACTTCCCCAGTCTTCCCCTCCCTGCACAAATTTTTTACCTAGGCACCTCTTTCTGTCAGGTTCCTGCTGGGCACGCCAACCTCATCCATCCTGACCCTTCCCCGCCCCCGATCTTCAGGGAGCCGGGCTGGTACCTGCAGTGTAGAACACTTCTCCTCAAAGGCCAGGGCCGGACCCGGCTTCTTGCGGCGCACAGAGCAGGCCGCGTCAGCAGGGGCACCGGCCTGGCAGTGCTTGGCCTTCACTGGCCGGCAGTAAGTGGCCAGGTTTTTCCGCTTCTTGGCTACCTCCTCCTCAGAGAGGCAGTTGGTCGGCAGGGCCTTGGCCGCGTGTCCAGCCACCCCCTGGCTGTCCAGCTGAGAGGCCTTGACTGGCGTGGGGGGCTGATGAGGGGAACCCCGACAGTCTAGAGGCCCTGCCCTCTTCACTCTTGGCCCCACAGTCCCATTAAGCCCCAGGCCCAGAGCAGGTTTAGTCTTGGCTGCGAGGCCCCGGCATCCAGAGGGCTTGCCTTTTCCAGTGGGCTCCAGGATGCAAGTCCGTTTGAAAGTGGTGGGGCCGGGCGATAACTTTCGCTTTCGAGAAGGAGCCTCTACCTCAAGCCTGTCCTTGCCTTTGGATGACTTGCTGGCCTTGGAAGGTGGGAGCTTGCTGAACGACGGGGACGGCGTGTTGGCAGGCAGTGGTGAGGTGATGGCCTGGCTCCCGCCCATGCACTCCGCCTGACTACAGGCGGCTGCCACATTGGGGGAGCCTGCAGGGTAGCTGGGGACAAGGCTGTCCTTGGTGGGGGGCgtggaggcagggcaggtgggtcTTGGGGGTGGGCCTGGAAGGCGAGGGCTGCTGCCCGTAGGGGAGGGACTTAGGGGAGCAGATGGGAGGGAGCTGACAAGGTGGGATGGAGGCTCAGCCGCCGGTGGGATCTTCCTGTGGCAAAAAGAGAGCCCCACTGTGATGCCAAACAAGCCAGAGGGCATCCCTACCAATATACAACAGCCTTTCCGCCCCATGGAGAAATGACCCTGGTGGTGCTGCCATCTTCTGGGAGATGCTGGAACTGAGGAACACGGAGAAGGCCCAGGGACAGACAGAGATGGAACTAATATATAGATGCTTTAAGAATCGCACTGTAAATCTCAGGTTAGCCATCCCCTATCCCTACTTACCTAAAAGGTACTGGAAGTGACAGGTAAGAGTTGAGATCCACCCCCAGACGACCCATTCATGCCCGACCTTAGCCTAGCTCCAGGCCGCCAAGTTTCCCCACTTCCTCTTCATCCTACTTGGGGGTTTCCTGGCCAATAGCCAAGCCACGTCTCTAGGTATGTGTGAAGAATTAGGGCTTCTGAAGCCCATGAGTGCCTGGGACCCAGGGAGGGAAGTTCTGGGGCCGAGAGACTCACTTCCACATGTGGGAGCTGAGGTGCCGTTCCAGCATGGAGCTCAGGGCCGAGCAGAACCGGTCCAGCCGGCGGCTAAACACATAGCATCCTGGACTCACCAGCCGGCTCCCAAAGGTGCAGAACTGGAGGCAGAAGGAAGGTACATGGTTACCAGTGCCTGAAATACAGGGAGGGTATCTTCACACAGAATCGGACCTCCTTCCCACACTCTGGGCCAGGAGGgctgccccctcacccccacccccctgggTCCTTACCGCCTGTGGCCGAGGAGGCCGGTTTGCATAATGGCAGTCAGTGGGGAGGTGGAGTTCATCAGATGTCCCCTCCTCCTCACTCTCCTCACTGGAGGCCTGGGCCCCACCCCGGGGCAGGGGGAAGGGGAACAGGCCTGGatccccatcaccaccacaaGGGCCTTCATCATCCAACTCACTCTCAGAGGAAGCCCGGGACCTGGAAGGGCCAAAGGGGATGTGAGAGCAATGTGATAGACGTGGgtcaggggcaggggtgggttgTCTCTGAACCCGCCAAGCTCAAAAAGCCAGGGCAGACACCCTGTGGGCCATCAGACAAAGAGGAAGggggccagggagggaggggacagcagAGCTCACGGAGTCATGAGCCGGAAAGATCAGGGGCCACAACTCCCAAGGGAttctctccccagccccttcaCTTCCCAGGCCCTGCCTCCTCAGGGGGAAAATCTGCTCCAGATTCGCCTCCTCCAGAAAATCTTCTGAGTGTAACTGCACTCAGCTCGGGTCAACCCAGTCAATTTTCTCAACCCCCTTCTTGCATCACATATTCCTGTGAGCCTCTCTGTGAGCTGAGCCTGTGTTTCGTGTCTGCCCCTCGTGTTACAGGCAGAGATGGGTGTGTGTCTCCTTCGGCAAGGCAGGCTCTCCCCCGGGTCCAGCGCAGCCTCTGCACACGAAGGGGCCAGTGAATAAATACACGGAAGGACTGCCTCACCCAGGACCCTGACCCTTCTGGCTCCCCGATGATGACTTTTCGCCTGGTGGGAGCAGCTGGGAGAGTGTTTTTATCCTGGGTGTTGGATCGCTACAGAGAGGCAGGGgtattgcagtatgccaggttaGCAGTGGGGGAATCACCTGCTTCCACACCACTGCCAGGTCTCCTCCCCCACATCAGGGTGGAGTGAGCAGCATCTTCCAGGACACCCCCGGGCCTATCTCCAGGGGTCCCTGACGGTGTGGGGCCAAGCGTCCCCAGGTCAGATGGGTGCTGGCTCCTGGACCTACCTGGGCAGTGCACAGTAGGGGTAGGTCGGCTTGGCACGAGCAGAGAAGGTGCCGCTgggagcagctgctgctgccacAAGTTGGACTGAGGCGGGGGGCTCCTGGGAGGGGCGCTCGAGAGCTGCCTCCTTGCGCCCTGGGCTCTTCTCCTTGGGAGACTCCCCTTTGCGGGAATTGGCCTTCAGCTCTGCCACCAGCACGTCAAAGTCCTTGGCTCGGCCCTGGACCTCCCGGCGCTGGTGCACCGAGTGGATCTAGAATACagcagggtggagggtggggagggggtgtgagCTGAGCAGGGGAAGGGGAAGCAGTGTGTTCTGGCTTAGGCAAGCAGAGAGATTAGGCGGGGATCTGGGAGCCACCCCCCTGCCTGCTGTCCCTACCTTGGGCCCACTGGGGCAgccccttctccccatccctggtctgggcttAATCCCCATCCCTTGAGTTGGACCTTGGATAAGATCgcacttcctctcccttcccagggTCCATGTTCTCCCTCACCAAGCAGAGGGAGTAGAGCTTACCTTGCAGGTGAGAAGGCGGGTACAGATCTTTTTGGTCTCTGGATTTATTACCCCACACTGCCTGTTGAGGTCGCACTCCTTCCCTGTGGGGAAAGCAGGTCCCATGAACCCCACAGCCACTTAGAGGAGACCCAGGGGAAGGTCTGGCATCTTCATGCCAAAGGCCTGGGAAGAGCTGGGCCTAAGGCAGGAAAGCCTCTGGCTCTCAAGTCTGtggctgtagccttccagacaAACTCCTCTGGGCATCAGCAGCATTCTGCTGGGCGTAAGAACCATCCCGTCCCCATTACCAGCCCAAGAATCCTTTGAAGGGCTCCAAGCCCCCAAAAGAGCAACATATACCAAGAAACAGGAGCAGCCACAGGCATCTGGAATGCCAGGGAAACCAGCTATGGGAGGTTTCTGGTGCCCTGGATCTAGGTGAGAAAAAAGACAAAGGTCCATAGCCCAGGGTGAGGAACAGTACCTTCACCCTTGGGCACAGGCTCCCATAGCCTTAATCAGGACAGCTGGACTGAAGAGAATCTTCCAAGAAAGCAAGCAGGTCGAGTGAGTGCCCACATCAAGGGATGACCAGGGGTCCCTGTACCCCAGCAATCTGTGATGGCCAAGCCCCCTCTTCACTGACCCCCTCTCCATCAGACCCAAGGACAAAGTTGTCCAAAGGAGTCCCCACTCTACCTTCCTGACCCCCAAGACCATGACTACTCACGAGCCATCTTGCGGTGGGCTTTAGGGGGCAGCttggccccaccaggctccttttcaGAAGGGCTGCTTTCAGTCCGGTGACTGGGACCCTCGCTGGGGGATATCTCGATGCTCTCTCTGCCAGGAAGTTCTTTAGAAGGGGATgccatgggattttttccaggGGAGTCCTTGGTGAGGCCACCTGGCTGGCTGAGGAAAGCAGAGGGCGGTGCCACCCTGATTCCATGTCCATCGGGCTTCGGAAGACTGGACATCTTCTCCAGATTCACCACAGGCACGAAAAGGCTATACGTGGAGAGATGGTGTAGGCTGGGAGGTAGGGAGGTTGGGTCTGGGCCCCAGATTCTAGCCCAGGACCATCTCCTTTCCCAGAATTTGGGTGGGCTCCTGCAGGGGTGCAGAACTCGGGACAAGGGAATCCCATATTCCCTGGAGCAAGCGGAAGGGAGCTGCAGAGAGAGCTGGCTCCCTCCCACCATGAGCAGTGCCCATCGCCCCATGGCTGCTTCCATTTGTGTCAACCCCTCCTTGGGCTGTGTGGTCAGGGCTTGTTTCAGGGAGTCTCCAGCCTTTCCTTACCAGAGGTTGTCCTTCTGGgtcttctcaggaggctggtggCCACGGCTGCGAGACCCC
Proteins encoded in this region:
- the ATXN7L2 gene encoding ataxin-7-like protein 2 isoform X2 — its product is MAVRERAAAAMAALERRVPSLDDFAGQSWSSWVERADLPAADGAELEESNKNPKKLDAMTLIKEDMSIFGHCPAHDDFYLVVCNHCSQVVKPQAFQKHCERRHGPLSKLYTRAPPPPPAPASSQKCHVVNGQGPACRGPGSTKTSSREKGQGSRSRGHQPPEKTQKDNLCLFVPVVNLEKMSSLPKPDGHGIRVAPPSAFLSQPGGLTKDSPGKNPMASPSKELPGRESIEISPSEGPSHRTESSPSEKEPGGAKLPPKAHRKMARKECDLNRQCGVINPETKKICTRLLTCKIHSVHQRREVQGRAKDFDVLVAELKANSRKGESPKEKSPGRKEAALERPSQEPPASVQLVAAAAAPSGTFSARAKPTYPYCALPRSRASSESELDDEGPCGGDGDPGLFPFPLPRGGAQASSEESEEEGTSDELHLPTDCHYANRPPRPQAFCTFGSRLVSPGCYVFSRRLDRFCSALSSMLERHLSSHMWKKIPPAAEPPSHLVSSLPSAPLSPSPTGSSPRLPGPPPRPTCPASTPPTKDSLVPSYPAGSPNVAAACSQAECMGGSQAITSPLPANTPSPSFSKLPPSKASKSSKGKDRLEVEAPSRKRKLSPGPTTFKRTCILEPTGKGKPSGCRGLAAKTKPALGLGLNGTVGPRVKRAGPLDCRGSPHQPPTPVKASQLDSQGVAGHAAKALPTNCLSEEEVAKKRKNLATYCRPVKAKHCQAGAPADAACSVRRKKPGPALAFEEKCSTLQELELPLFPEGKEVGLHEL
- the ATXN7L2 gene encoding ataxin-7-like protein 2 isoform X4, which gives rise to MAVRERAAAAMAALERRVPSLDDFAGQSWSSWVERADLPAADGAELEESNKNPKKLDAMTLIKEDMSIFGHCPAHDDFYLVVCNHCSQVVKPQAFQKHCERRHGPLSKLYTRAPPPPPAPASSQKCHVVNGQGPACRGPGSTKTSSREKGQGSRSRGHQPPEKTQKDNLCQPGGLTKDSPGKNPMASPSKELPGRESIEISPSEGPSHRTESSPSEKEPGGAKLPPKAHRKMARKECDLNRQCGVINPETKKICTRLLTCKIHSVHQRREVQGRAKDFDVLVAELKANSRKGESPKEKSPGRKEAALERPSQEPPASVQLVAAAAAPSGTFSARAKPTYPYCALPRSRASSESELDDEGPCGGDGDPGLFPFPLPRGGAQASSEESEEEGTSDELHLPTDCHYANRPPRPQAFCTFGSRLVSPGCYVFSRRLDRFCSALSSMLERHLSSHMWKKIPPAAEPPSHLVSSLPSAPLSPSPTGSSPRLPGPPPRPTCPASTPPTKDSLVPSYPAGSPNVAAACSQAECMGGSQAITSPLPANTPSPSFSKLPPSKASKSSKGKDRLEVEAPSRKRKLSPGPTTFKRTCILEPTGKGKPSGCRGLAAKTKPALGLGLNGTVGPRVKRAGPLDCRGSPHQPPTPVKASQLDSQGVAGHAAKALPTNCLSEEEVAKKRKNLATYCRPVKAKHCQAGAPADAACSVRRKKPGPALAFEEKCSTLQGHFLNWLWPSLQELELPLFPEGKEVGLHEL
- the ATXN7L2 gene encoding ataxin-7-like protein 2 isoform X5 — protein: MAVRERAAAAMAALERRVPSLDDFAGQSWSSWVERADLPAADGAELEESNKNPKKLDAMTLIKEERRHGPLSKLYTRAPPPPPAPASSQKCHVVNGQGPACRGPGSTKTSSREKGQGSRSRGHQPPEKTQKDNLCLFVPVVNLEKMSSLPKPDGHGIRVAPPSAFLSQPGGLTKDSPGKNPMASPSKELPGRESIEISPSEGPSHRTESSPSEKEPGGAKLPPKAHRKMARKECDLNRQCGVINPETKKICTRLLTCKIHSVHQRREVQGRAKDFDVLVAELKANSRKGESPKEKSPGRKEAALERPSQEPPASVQLVAAAAAPSGTFSARAKPTYPYCALPRSRASSESELDDEGPCGGDGDPGLFPFPLPRGGAQASSEESEEEGTSDELHLPTDCHYANRPPRPQAFCTFGSRLVSPGCYVFSRRLDRFCSALSSMLERHLSSHMWKKIPPAAEPPSHLVSSLPSAPLSPSPTGSSPRLPGPPPRPTCPASTPPTKDSLVPSYPAGSPNVAAACSQAECMGGSQAITSPLPANTPSPSFSKLPPSKASKSSKGKDRLEVEAPSRKRKLSPGPTTFKRTCILEPTGKGKPSGCRGLAAKTKPALGLGLNGTVGPRVKRAGPLDCRGSPHQPPTPVKASQLDSQGVAGHAAKALPTNCLSEEEVAKKRKNLATYCRPVKAKHCQAGAPADAACSVRRKKPGPALAFEEKCSTLQGHFLNWLWPSLQELELPLFPEGKEVGLHEL
- the ATXN7L2 gene encoding ataxin-7-like protein 2 isoform X1 translates to MAVRERAAAAMAALERRVPSLDDFAGQSWSSWVERADLPAADGAELEESNKNPKKLDAMTLIKEDMSIFGHCPAHDDFYLVVCNHCSQVVKPQAFQKHCERRHGPLSKLYTRAPPPPPAPASSQKCHVVNGQGPACRGPGSTKTSSREKGQGSRSRGHQPPEKTQKDNLCLFVPVVNLEKMSSLPKPDGHGIRVAPPSAFLSQPGGLTKDSPGKNPMASPSKELPGRESIEISPSEGPSHRTESSPSEKEPGGAKLPPKAHRKMARKECDLNRQCGVINPETKKICTRLLTCKIHSVHQRREVQGRAKDFDVLVAELKANSRKGESPKEKSPGRKEAALERPSQEPPASVQLVAAAAAPSGTFSARAKPTYPYCALPRSRASSESELDDEGPCGGDGDPGLFPFPLPRGGAQASSEESEEEGTSDELHLPTDCHYANRPPRPQAFCTFGSRLVSPGCYVFSRRLDRFCSALSSMLERHLSSHMWKKIPPAAEPPSHLVSSLPSAPLSPSPTGSSPRLPGPPPRPTCPASTPPTKDSLVPSYPAGSPNVAAACSQAECMGGSQAITSPLPANTPSPSFSKLPPSKASKSSKGKDRLEVEAPSRKRKLSPGPTTFKRTCILEPTGKGKPSGCRGLAAKTKPALGLGLNGTVGPRVKRAGPLDCRGSPHQPPTPVKASQLDSQGVAGHAAKALPTNCLSEEEVAKKRKNLATYCRPVKAKHCQAGAPADAACSVRRKKPGPALAFEEKCSTLQGHFLNWLWPSLQELELPLFPEGKEVGLHEL
- the ATXN7L2 gene encoding ataxin-7-like protein 2 isoform X8, whose translation is MTLIKEERRHGPLSKLYTRAPPPPPAPASSQKCHVVNGQGPACRGPGSTKTSSREKGQGSRSRGHQPPEKTQKDNLCLFVPVVNLEKMSSLPKPDGHGIRVAPPSAFLSQPGGLTKDSPGKNPMASPSKELPGRESIEISPSEGPSHRTESSPSEKEPGGAKLPPKAHRKMARKECDLNRQCGVINPETKKICTRLLTCKIHSVHQRREVQGRAKDFDVLVAELKANSRKGESPKEKSPGRKEAALERPSQEPPASVQLVAAAAAPSGTFSARAKPTYPYCALPRSRASSESELDDEGPCGGDGDPGLFPFPLPRGGAQASSEESEEEGTSDELHLPTDCHYANRPPRPQAFCTFGSRLVSPGCYVFSRRLDRFCSALSSMLERHLSSHMWKKIPPAAEPPSHLVSSLPSAPLSPSPTGSSPRLPGPPPRPTCPASTPPTKDSLVPSYPAGSPNVAAACSQAECMGGSQAITSPLPANTPSPSFSKLPPSKASKSSKGKDRLEVEAPSRKRKLSPGPTTFKRTCILEPTGKGKPSGCRGLAAKTKPALGLGLNGTVGPRVKRAGPLDCRGSPHQPPTPVKASQLDSQGVAGHAAKALPTNCLSEEEVAKKRKNLATYCRPVKAKHCQAGAPADAACSVRRKKPGPALAFEEKCSTLQGHFLNWLWPSLQELELPLFPEGKEVGLHEL
- the ATXN7L2 gene encoding ataxin-7-like protein 2 isoform X7, whose protein sequence is MTLIKEDMSIFGHCPAHDDFYLVVCNHCSQVVKPQAFQKHCERRHGPLSKLYTRAPPPPPAPASSQKCHVVNGQGPACRGPGSTKTSSREKGQGSRSRGHQPPEKTQKDNLCLFVPVVNLEKMSSLPKPDGHGIRVAPPSAFLSQPGGLTKDSPGKNPMASPSKELPGRESIEISPSEGPSHRTESSPSEKEPGGAKLPPKAHRKMARKECDLNRQCGVINPETKKICTRLLTCKIHSVHQRREVQGRAKDFDVLVAELKANSRKGESPKEKSPGRKEAALERPSQEPPASVQLVAAAAAPSGTFSARAKPTYPYCALPRSRASSESELDDEGPCGGDGDPGLFPFPLPRGGAQASSEESEEEGTSDELHLPTDCHYANRPPRPQAFCTFGSRLVSPGCYVFSRRLDRFCSALSSMLERHLSSHMWKKIPPAAEPPSHLVSSLPSAPLSPSPTGSSPRLPGPPPRPTCPASTPPTKDSLVPSYPAGSPNVAAACSQAECMGGSQAITSPLPANTPSPSFSKLPPSKASKSSKGKDRLEVEAPSRKRKLSPGPTTFKRTCILEPTGKGKPSGCRGLAAKTKPALGLGLNGTVGPRVKRAGPLDCRGSPHQPPTPVKASQLDSQGVAGHAAKALPTNCLSEEEVAKKRKNLATYCRPVKAKHCQAGAPADAACSVRRKKPGPALAFEEKCSTLQGHFLNWLWPSLQELELPLFPEGKEVGLHEL
- the ATXN7L2 gene encoding ataxin-7-like protein 2 isoform X6 codes for the protein MAVRERAAAAMAALERRVPSLDDFAGQSWSSWVERADLPAADGAELEESNKNPKKLDAMTLIKEERRHGPLSKLYTRAPPPPPAPASSQKCHVVNGQGPACRGPGSTKTSSREKGQGSRSRGHQPPEKTQKDNLCLFVPVVNLEKMSSLPKPDGHGIRVAPPSAFLSQPGGLTKDSPGKNPMASPSKELPGRESIEISPSEGPSHRTESSPSEKEPGGAKLPPKAHRKMARKECDLNRQCGVINPETKKICTRLLTCKIHSVHQRREVQGRAKDFDVLVAELKANSRKGESPKEKSPGRKEAALERPSQEPPASVQLVAAAAAPSGTFSARAKPTYPYCALPRSRASSESELDDEGPCGGDGDPGLFPFPLPRGGAQASSEESEEEGTSDELHLPTDCHYANRPPRPQAFCTFGSRLVSPGCYVFSRRLDRFCSALSSMLERHLSSHMWKKIPPAAEPPSHLVSSLPSAPLSPSPTGSSPRLPGPPPRPTCPASTPPTKDSLVPSYPAGSPNVAAACSQAECMGGSQAITSPLPANTPSPSFSKLPPSKASKSSKGKDRLEVEAPSRKRKLSPGPTTFKRTCILEPTGKGKPSGCRGLAAKTKPALGLGLNGTVGPRVKRAGPLDCRGSPHQPPTPVKASQLDSQGVAGHAAKALPTNCLSEEEVAKKRKNLATYCRPVKAKHCQAGAPADAACSVRRKKPGPALAFEEKCSTLQELELPLFPEGKEVGLHEL
- the ATXN7L2 gene encoding ataxin-7-like protein 2 isoform X3; this translates as MAVRERAAAAMAALERRVPSLDDFAGQSWSSWVERADLPAADGAELEESNKNPKKLDAMTLIKEDMSIFGHCPAHDDFYLVVCNHCSQVVKPQAFQKHCERRHGPLSKLYTRAPPPPPAPASSQKCHVVNGQGPACRGPGSTKTSSREKGQGSRSRGHQPPEKTQKDNLCLFVPVVNLEKMSSLPKPDGHGIRVAPPSAFLSQPGGLTKDSPGKNPMASPSKELPGRESIEISPSEGPSHRTESSPSEKEPGGAKLPPKAHRKMARKECDLNRQCGVINPETKKICTRLLTCKIHSVHQRREVQGRAKDFDVLVAELKANSRKGESPKEKSPGRKEAALERPSQEPPASVQLVAAAAAPSGTFSARAKPTYPYCALPRSRASSESELDDEGPCGGDGDPGLFPFPLPRGGAQASSEESEEEGTSDELHLPTDCHYANRPPRPQAFCTFGSRLVSPGCYVFSRRLDRFCSALSSMLERHLSSHMWKKIPPAAEPPSHLVSSLPSAPLSPSPTGSSPRLPGPPPRPTCPASTPPTKDSLVPSYPAGSPNVAAACSQAECMGGSQAITSPLPANTPSPSFSKLPPSKASKSSKGKDRLEVEAPSRKRKLSPGPTTFKRTCILEPTGKGKPSGCRGLAAKTKPALGLGLNGTVGPRVKRAGPLDCRGSPHQPPTPVKASQLDSQGVAGHAAKALPTNCLSEEEVAKKRKNLATYCRPVKAKHCQAGAPADAACSVRRKKPGPALAFEEKCSTLQSKAH